The Streptomyces achromogenes genome window below encodes:
- a CDS encoding DUF5682 family protein has protein sequence MPGSAGSPGPLGSVSGIGSPGEALAVLTDSAGPCLIGVRHHAPSLAAAVPALLDEARPDVVLVELPAEMQEWLGWLGHEETRAPVALAAAPGDGRGVGPAFYPFADFSPELAAVRWAARRGVPLIACDLPLADRAWGEGRGGAAQGEALGLTGALRAGLTGRPGDDLWDRLVEAAAPGSPPEALRRAALLTGWALRAEASAGGGVPELDLRRERWMRSRIAEATAHGERAAVVVGAFHAPALTAAALADGGGNAEGRAEERRAGAERGDASPSTDGGRVGDTTGRATAWITSLVPYTYALLDERSGYPAGIRDPRWQETVLRAAGDPAALEEALVRAAVRICAELRALGHPSGPADAREISRLASDLARLRGLPSPGRGELVEAVQTVLAQGEPYGRGRAVARAMERVLVGSRTGRPAPDAPRCGLAPAVEAETAALGLPGPQDGAGPARDLRLDPLRSDLDRRRELLLRRLTVCGVPYGEAKEVVGAGGAQALTSRWDVRWTPATAAMLTAAGVRGVTAAQAAEGVLRERLRTEREEGGSTAAQVLRGLEEAAECGLPVLADERLDAIAGVLPQAGTLPELLAGLALSDRLRAGHVPGLGADEGRTARAAAVAELLTSAAVRQVDGLTGSEDPADAHALLELAHRADLSGGVRLTDALARLAAGGSPLMRGAAGAVRVLLGQEDARAFGDRVASWVDGAVDPDSRAALTARLSGLLTAAGPLLEAAEPALTPLLDRVAALPDREFLDRLPALRGGFETLSPAARDRLLASVEERLGVRHVGDTEGVDPVALSIWAGADLAARDALRTLGLLPAARGVDARTSPIAEAASAPAAVAVAPDAVAAETGPHPAGGDEDTSPGEDRRLAADDRWRLVLGRRADRLPASARSLATALDELYGSGRGEGSRGDLTGPGAGGGREAPYPGAREWSQELAALFGPGIREEVLAAAAAAGRKDVLAELDADSVRPSVELLQTVLRHAGGLAEARLAALRPLVRRLVEELTRELATRLRPALHGTALPRPSRRPGGGLDLPRTLRANLTTARRGPDGVVRVVPERPVFRSRARRAADWRLILVTDVSGSMEASTVWAALTASVLAGVPTLSTHFLAFSTEVIDLTGHVEDPLSLLLEVSVGGGTHIAAGLRQARELVTVPSRTLVVVVSDFEEGYPLGGLLAEVRALVGSGCHVLGCASLDDTGRPRYSTGVAGQLVAAGMPVAALSPLELARWVGEKIA, from the coding sequence CTGCCCGGCTCCGCCGGCTCCCCCGGTCCCCTCGGTTCCGTCAGCGGCATCGGCTCCCCCGGCGAGGCTCTCGCCGTCCTCACCGACTCCGCCGGGCCCTGTCTCATCGGCGTCCGGCACCACGCGCCCTCGCTGGCCGCCGCCGTGCCCGCGCTCCTGGACGAGGCGCGGCCGGACGTGGTGCTCGTGGAGCTGCCGGCGGAGATGCAGGAGTGGCTGGGCTGGCTCGGGCACGAGGAGACCCGGGCCCCCGTCGCGCTCGCCGCCGCGCCCGGCGACGGGCGGGGCGTGGGCCCGGCGTTCTACCCGTTCGCCGACTTCTCGCCGGAGCTGGCCGCCGTGCGCTGGGCCGCCCGGCGCGGCGTCCCGCTGATCGCCTGCGATCTGCCGCTCGCGGACCGGGCGTGGGGCGAGGGGCGCGGCGGCGCGGCTCAGGGCGAGGCCCTCGGGCTGACCGGCGCGCTGCGGGCCGGACTCACCGGCCGCCCCGGGGACGATCTGTGGGACCGACTCGTCGAGGCCGCCGCGCCGGGCTCACCGCCCGAGGCGCTGCGCCGGGCGGCCCTGCTGACGGGGTGGGCGCTGCGCGCGGAGGCGTCCGCCGGCGGCGGGGTTCCGGAGCTGGACCTGCGGCGGGAGCGGTGGATGCGGTCGCGGATCGCGGAGGCCACCGCGCACGGTGAGCGGGCCGCCGTGGTCGTCGGCGCCTTCCACGCGCCGGCGCTGACCGCAGCGGCCCTCGCCGACGGCGGCGGGAACGCCGAAGGGCGGGCGGAGGAGCGCCGGGCCGGAGCCGAGCGGGGCGACGCATCCCCTTCGACGGACGGCGGCCGGGTCGGCGACACGACCGGCCGGGCGACCGCCTGGATCACCTCGCTCGTCCCGTACACCTACGCCCTCCTCGACGAACGGTCCGGGTACCCGGCGGGAATCCGGGACCCGCGGTGGCAGGAGACGGTGCTGCGGGCGGCGGGCGATCCGGCGGCGCTGGAGGAGGCGCTGGTCCGGGCCGCCGTGCGGATCTGCGCGGAGCTGCGCGCGCTCGGACATCCGTCGGGGCCGGCGGACGCGCGCGAGATCAGCCGGCTGGCCTCGGACCTCGCCCGGCTGCGCGGGCTGCCCTCGCCGGGCCGGGGCGAGCTGGTCGAGGCGGTGCAGACGGTCCTCGCGCAGGGCGAGCCGTACGGACGGGGGCGGGCCGTCGCACGGGCGATGGAACGGGTGCTCGTCGGGTCGCGCACCGGCCGGCCCGCACCGGACGCGCCGCGCTGCGGACTGGCCCCGGCCGTCGAGGCCGAGACGGCCGCGCTGGGCCTGCCGGGCCCGCAGGACGGCGCCGGCCCGGCCCGGGACCTGCGGCTCGACCCGCTGCGGTCCGACCTCGACCGGCGCCGGGAACTGCTGTTGCGCCGGCTCACGGTGTGTGGGGTGCCGTACGGGGAGGCGAAGGAGGTGGTCGGCGCGGGCGGCGCGCAGGCTCTCACCTCGCGCTGGGACGTGCGCTGGACGCCGGCGACGGCGGCCATGCTGACGGCGGCCGGCGTACGGGGCGTCACCGCGGCCCAGGCCGCCGAGGGCGTGCTCCGGGAGCGCCTGCGCACCGAACGGGAGGAGGGCGGGTCGACCGCCGCCCAGGTCCTTCGGGGGCTCGAGGAGGCCGCGGAGTGCGGGTTGCCGGTGCTCGCGGACGAACGGCTGGACGCCATCGCCGGGGTGCTGCCGCAGGCCGGCACGCTTCCCGAACTCCTCGCCGGTCTCGCTCTGTCGGACCGCCTGCGCGCCGGGCACGTGCCGGGGCTGGGCGCCGACGAGGGGCGGACGGCGCGGGCGGCCGCCGTGGCCGAGCTGCTCACCTCGGCGGCGGTGCGTCAGGTGGACGGACTGACCGGGTCCGAGGACCCGGCCGACGCCCACGCGCTGCTGGAACTCGCCCACCGGGCCGACCTGTCGGGCGGGGTCCGGCTCACCGACGCGCTGGCCCGGCTGGCCGCCGGCGGCTCGCCCCTGATGCGCGGCGCCGCGGGAGCCGTCCGGGTGCTGCTCGGGCAGGAGGACGCGCGCGCCTTCGGCGACCGGGTCGCGTCCTGGGTGGACGGGGCCGTCGATCCCGACTCCCGCGCGGCCCTGACCGCCCGGCTGAGCGGGCTGCTGACCGCCGCGGGCCCCCTGCTGGAGGCCGCGGAACCCGCTCTGACGCCGTTGCTCGACCGTGTCGCCGCGTTGCCCGACCGGGAGTTCCTGGACCGGCTTCCGGCGCTGCGGGGCGGTTTCGAGACCCTGAGCCCGGCGGCCCGCGACCGGCTCCTCGCCTCCGTCGAGGAGCGCCTCGGCGTCCGGCACGTCGGGGACACGGAGGGCGTCGACCCGGTCGCGCTCTCCATCTGGGCCGGGGCGGACCTCGCCGCGCGCGACGCCCTGCGCACACTGGGCCTGCTGCCGGCGGCGCGGGGCGTCGACGCCCGGACGTCGCCCATTGCGGAGGCGGCCTCCGCCCCCGCGGCCGTCGCCGTCGCTCCTGACGCCGTCGCCGCCGAGACCGGCCCCCACCCGGCCGGGGGCGACGAGGACACGTCCCCCGGCGAGGACCGTCGCCTCGCCGCCGACGACCGGTGGCGGCTCGTGCTGGGGCGGCGCGCCGACCGACTGCCCGCGTCCGCCCGCTCGTTGGCGACGGCCCTGGACGAGCTGTACGGCAGCGGACGCGGCGAGGGCAGCAGAGGGGACCTGACGGGTCCGGGGGCCGGCGGCGGGCGGGAGGCGCCGTATCCCGGGGCGCGGGAGTGGTCTCAGGAGCTCGCCGCGCTGTTCGGCCCGGGCATCCGGGAGGAGGTGCTGGCGGCGGCCGCTGCGGCGGGCCGCAAGGACGTCCTCGCGGAACTGGACGCGGACAGCGTGCGCCCGTCGGTGGAACTTCTGCAGACCGTGCTGCGGCACGCGGGCGGGCTTGCGGAAGCCCGGCTCGCCGCGCTGCGCCCGCTCGTACGACGGCTCGTCGAGGAGCTGACCCGGGAGCTGGCGACCCGGCTGCGTCCCGCCCTGCACGGTACGGCCCTGCCGCGGCCGAGCCGACGGCCCGGCGGCGGCCTCGACCTGCCGCGCACCCTGCGCGCCAACCTGACGACGGCGCGGCGCGGCCCGGACGGCGTCGTGCGGGTCGTCCCCGAGCGGCCGGTGTTCCGCAGCCGGGCGCGGCGGGCTGCGGACTGGCGGCTGATCCTGGTCACGGACGTGTCGGGGTCCATGGAGGCGTCCACGGTGTGGGCCGCGCTGACGGCGTCGGTGCTGGCCGGCGTGCCGACCCTGTCGACGCACTTCCTGGCGTTCTCCACGGAGGTCATCGATCTCACGGGCCATGTCGAGGACCCGCTGTCGCTGCTGCTGGAGGTCAGTGTGGGCGGCGGCACGCACATCGCAGCGGGTCTGCGACAGGCCCGCGAGCTCGTCACGGTGCCCTCCCGGACCCTCGTCGTGGTCGTCAGCGACTTCGAGGAGGGCTATCCGCTCGGCGGGTTGCTCGCCGAGGTGCGGGCGCTCGTCGGGTCGGGCTGCCATGTGCTGGGCTGCGCGAGTCTCGACGACACGGGCCGGCCGCGCTACTCCACGGGCGTCGCCGGGCAGCTCGTCGCCGCGGGCATGCCCGTCGCCGCCCTCAGTCCGCTAGAACTCGCCCGCTGGGTAGGGGAGAAGATCGCATGA
- a CDS encoding DinB family protein — MSDSPTLTPSLTGERADLLAALTKARHFLRFTTRDLTDEQVGQRTTVSELCLGGLIKHVTSVERNWVGFILEGPSAMPDFTKMTKDDWAARAAEFRMLPGETLTGVLKEYAEAAYRTDELLATLPDLDAEQPLPPAPWFEPGARQTARRVLLHIVAETAQHAGHADIIREAIDGAKSMG; from the coding sequence ATGAGCGACTCCCCCACCCTCACCCCGTCCCTCACCGGCGAGCGCGCCGACCTGCTGGCAGCGCTGACCAAGGCCCGGCACTTCCTGCGCTTCACCACACGTGACCTCACCGACGAGCAGGTCGGACAGCGGACCACGGTGAGCGAGCTGTGTCTCGGGGGCCTGATCAAACACGTCACCTCCGTCGAGCGGAACTGGGTCGGCTTCATCCTCGAAGGCCCGTCGGCGATGCCCGACTTCACCAAGATGACCAAGGACGACTGGGCCGCGCGAGCCGCCGAGTTCCGGATGCTGCCGGGCGAGACGCTGACCGGCGTGCTGAAGGAGTACGCCGAGGCGGCCTACCGCACGGACGAACTGCTCGCCACGCTGCCCGACCTGGACGCGGAGCAGCCGCTGCCGCCGGCCCCCTGGTTCGAGCCGGGCGCACGGCAGACGGCCCGTCGGGTCCTGCTGCACATCGTCGCCGAGACCGCCCAGCACGCCGGGCACGCGGACATCATCCGCGAGGCCATCGACGGGGCGAAGAGCATGGGCTGA
- a CDS encoding cytochrome: MESQVDGGGSVDLDGARLESMTLEPLLTRDYETRPSLVYERLRQRHGPVAPVDLLGVPAWLVLGYRESLEVLQDDAAWPKGLENWRARSEGRVPADWPLGPSLEVNHVLIQGGPGYPALRTAWDAALKPFQDPRHPQAKRLKTAVTAYADELIGLVGQAGGTGLADLSAQFARPLPLMVASRLLGFPGSQGDDALMDMWRVLDAGPDAEPALDRLLAALAELAAVKLKTPGEDFPSYLLAAHPDLSLDELARELFMLLGMTSDHVGILISNTVVEVISGEGGGARASLSAGMVRESMNRVVMRKPPLVNFVPRFAAEDTPLGNHVIRAGDPVWVSSAAAHADPLFAGQVESGTTVSTRAHLAWGAGRRQCPARELASTVAAVGVGRLFERFSHLELALPVDQLPWRSSPFMRGLRSLPVRYELAATPGPQSSPVAETEPGEQTAADPTPADPAIRQRSSLWRYLTGLIGVGR, encoded by the coding sequence GTGGAATCGCAGGTGGACGGCGGCGGATCCGTGGACCTCGACGGCGCGCGGTTGGAGTCGATGACTCTCGAACCGCTTCTGACCCGGGACTACGAGACGCGTCCCTCCCTCGTGTACGAGCGGCTGCGTCAACGCCACGGCCCGGTCGCGCCGGTCGACCTGCTGGGCGTGCCCGCCTGGCTGGTCCTCGGCTACCGCGAGTCGCTCGAGGTGCTCCAGGACGACGCCGCGTGGCCGAAGGGGCTGGAGAACTGGCGGGCCCGCTCGGAGGGCAGGGTGCCGGCCGACTGGCCGCTCGGACCGTCCCTCGAGGTCAACCACGTGCTGATCCAGGGCGGTCCCGGCTACCCGGCGCTGCGCACGGCGTGGGACGCGGCGCTCAAGCCGTTCCAGGACCCGCGGCACCCCCAGGCCAAGCGCCTGAAGACGGCCGTCACCGCCTACGCCGACGAGCTGATCGGTCTGGTGGGCCAGGCCGGCGGCACGGGCCTGGCGGATCTGTCCGCCCAGTTCGCCCGTCCGCTGCCGCTGATGGTCGCGAGCCGCCTGCTCGGGTTCCCCGGGTCCCAGGGCGACGACGCGCTGATGGACATGTGGCGGGTGCTGGACGCGGGCCCGGACGCCGAACCGGCGCTGGACCGCCTGTTGGCGGCGCTCGCGGAGCTGGCGGCGGTGAAGTTGAAGACGCCGGGGGAGGACTTCCCCTCGTACCTGTTGGCGGCGCACCCCGACCTGTCGCTGGACGAGCTGGCCCGTGAGCTGTTCATGCTGCTGGGGATGACCTCCGACCACGTCGGCATCCTCATCTCCAACACCGTGGTCGAGGTCATCTCCGGCGAGGGCGGCGGCGCGCGGGCCAGCCTGTCCGCGGGAATGGTCCGGGAGAGCATGAACCGGGTGGTCATGCGCAAACCGCCACTGGTCAACTTCGTGCCGCGGTTCGCGGCTGAGGACACTCCGCTGGGCAACCACGTCATCCGGGCGGGCGACCCGGTGTGGGTCTCCTCCGCGGCGGCGCACGCCGACCCGCTGTTCGCCGGTCAGGTGGAGTCCGGCACCACGGTCAGCACGCGGGCGCATCTCGCCTGGGGCGCGGGCCGCCGCCAGTGCCCGGCGCGCGAACTCGCCTCGACGGTCGCGGCGGTCGGCGTGGGCCGGCTGTTCGAGCGGTTCTCCCACCTGGAGCTCGCCCTGCCCGTCGACCAACTGCCGTGGCGTTCCTCCCCGTTCATGCGGGGACTTCGCTCGCTGCCGGTGCGGTACGAACTCGCCGCGACGCCCGGGCCGCAGTCGAGCCCGGTTGCGGAAACGGAACCGGGCGAGCAGACGGCGGCGGACCCGACGCCTGCGGACCCGGCGATCCGGCAGCGTTCCTCGCTCTGGCGCTACCTGACGGGCCTCATCGGCGTGGGCCGCTGA